Genomic window (Equus asinus isolate D_3611 breed Donkey chromosome 8, EquAss-T2T_v2, whole genome shotgun sequence):
CACTAGCCTGGATCTGGGGATCTAGGACAATGTCCTATTCCTTGGAAAGTTCTAGAATCAGGGTGAGAGGCCAGGGTAGGAGGCTCCAGGTTTCTAAAGAGAAGAACACAGACTTCTGGTCCTGACCTGGGTGGAGGGTGAATGACTCAGCAAAGCTGGATTCGGACCTGCAAAGATGTTCTTAGGGCAAGAACAAGACCCTGAGAAGGTCATGGttcacaagatggctgctagGGTCAAAGGGAACCAGTGACGGGCGATTTCAGGGATGGTCTCCCCTTCTGTTCCTTAAGAAACTGGATTCCTTCACTGTCCACTAGAGACAGGCGTGCCTCTCTCTTTGCCCTCTGTGGGCAAGTCATCACAGAATATGAAAAcctgggtgaattcctctctttccTGAAGGGCAGTATTCTGACACTGATCTCAttttcctcccctctctgtgGGAAGCCAGCCCCAGCCTGAGGAGAGATCGGGAGGCCCCCCGTCCCCTCGTACCCGCGCGCTGCAGTGTCTCCTTCCCGTTCTCCAGGTATCTGAGGAGCCACTCCACGCACGGGCCCTTCAGGTAGTTCCTGTCGTACTCGGCCTCACCGGCCGCCTCCCACTTGCGCTGGGTGATCTGAGCCGCCGTGTCCGCCGCGGTCCAGGAGTGCAGGTCCTCGTTCAGGGCGATGTAATCGGCGCCGTCGTAAGCATACTGTTTATACCCGCGGAGGAGGCGCCCGTCCGGCCCCACGTGGCAGCCAGACACCTTCTGGAAGGTGTGAGACCCTGACCCCGCCCCCGAGGTCAGTCCCACCCACCTGGCCCCGCCCTGACCGCCAGGTAGCGATTTAACCtaaactgaaaatgaaactgCGTAAAGTCCCCGCTGGCTCTTCCCGGGTCGGAGTCCGGGCGGGTCCCGCAGCCTCGGGGGGAATCTCGGACCCGGAGACTCGGGGAGACCCCGGCCCGTCCGTGGGGATGGGGGGTCGCGACCTGGACCCGGGCCCGCGTCGCTCACCTGCCTCACTCTGGTTGTAATAGCCGCGCAGGGTGTTCAGGCCCACTCGGAAATCCTGTTCGTGGCCCTTCATTTTCTGCGTCTCTTCTTCCCAATACTCCGGCCCCGCCTGCTCCACCCACGGCGCCCGCGGCTCCATCCTCGGACTCGCGGCGTCGCTGTCGAACCGCACGAACTGCGTGTCGTCCACGTAGCCGACGGCGATGAAGCGGGGCTCCCCGCGGCCAGGCTGGGACACGGCGGTTTTGTAATATCTCATGGAGTGggagcctgggggcggggaggggctgaAACCCGGCCCACTCTCCTCCTGGCGCGGGTCCCCGGGTCCGAGGGTGATCGGGCTAGGAGAGTGGACGGGTGAGGGGGTCGTGAGAGAGAAAGGCGGCGGGAGACCCCAGTGGGTGAGAGGAGGAGGCGGAAGAAGGGAGGGGTCAGGACGGGGCGAGGCAGAGGTGGGGGGTCTGGGCAGGTGTCCGCGGAGACACGCCTTCCCCGGGTGTCCTGCGTCCCAGCCGCGCGGTCCCCTCGCTCCGCCCCCTGCAGAGGCCGTTTTCTGCCGACCCCGCGCTCACCCGCCCAGGTCTTGGTCAGGGTCCCTGAGAGCAGCAAGAGGAAAGTTGGCGGCATCATAACCCTCATTCTGGGGGTTTGGGCAGAATCTGAGTCCTGGCGGGTCCTGGAGACTTTATAACCCAGAACCGCGGAGACGCTGATTGGCCTCTGTAGAAACCGGACACCCAATGGGAGTGAGAACTGGGGCCGCGTCATGAGTctccaggcaggaggagctgaCACAGGTTGTGAGAGGGAGAAGTGCAACTCACGGAGACAGAGACTCCCCAACACTGGGCTTCCCCGCCCCAGACTCTGCCCTCGGACCTGGGACCCTGAGAGCCACGTCTGGGGACCTGGGACTTTGccctgacccctctcctcctgcacCGAGAGTTCTTTGTCACACTGTCTCCCTGAGTCCTCGCCCAGGGGCGGTTTGTGTCAGCGATTGTCAAGCATGTTGGTTTCAGGATATCTATGTAGTCTTACACGAGGACCCCACTGTGTTGGTTATATCGATCAATATTTACTTTGATaggaataaaagttttttaaaagtttttttatcaATTTGTTTAGAATAATATTAATAACCCAT
Coding sequences:
- the LOC106836370 gene encoding class I histocompatibility antigen, Gogo-B*0102 alpha chain-like isoform X4 — translated: MTRPQFSLPLGVRFLQRPISVSAVLGYKVSRTRQDSDSAQTPRMRVMMPPTFLLLLSGTLTKTWAGSHSMRYYKTAVSQPGRGEPRFIAVGYVDDTQFVRFDSDAASPRMEPRAPWVEQAGPEYWEEETQKMKGHEQDFRVGLNTLRGYYNQSEAGSHTFQKVSGCHVGPDGRLLRGYKQYAYDGADYIALNEDLHSWTAADTAAQITQRKWEAAGEAEYDRNYLKGPCVEWLLRYLENGKETLQRAELPKSHVTHHPISDHEVTLRCWALGFYPAEITLTWQRDGEDLTQDTEFVETRPAGDGTFQKWAAVVVPSGEEQRYTCHVQHEGLSEPLTLRWEPPPQLIIPIVGIVAGLVLLGAGAVMWRKKCSGEKRGIYLQAANSDSAQGSDASLTQKV
- the LOC106836370 gene encoding popy Class I histocompatibility antigen, A-1 alpha chain-like isoform X2 codes for the protein MTRPQFSLPLGVRFLQRPISVSAVLGYKVSRTRQDSDSAQTPRMRVMMPPTFLLLLSGTLTKTWAGSHSMRYYKTAVSQPGRGEPRFIAVGYVDDTQFVRFDSDAASPRMEPRAPWVEQAGPEYWEEETQKMKGHEQDFRVGLNTLRGYYNQSEAGSHTFQKVSGCHVGPDGRLLRGYKQYAYDGADYIALNEDLHSWTAADTAAQITQRKWEAAGEAEYDRNYLKGPCVEWLLRYLENGKETLQRAELPKSHVTHHPISDHEVTLRCWALGFYPAEITLTWQRDGEDLTQDTEFVETRPAGDGTFQKWAAVVVPSGEEQRYTCHVQHEGLSEPLTLRWEPPPQLIIPIVGIVAGLVLLGAGAVMWRKKCSGEKSRSSAQATDNDSAQGSDASLMDPKV
- the LOC106836370 gene encoding saoe class I histocompatibility antigen, A alpha chain-like isoform X6, translating into MRYYKTAVSQPGRGEPRFIAVGYVDDTQFVRFDSDAASPRMEPRAPWVEQAGPEYWEEETQKMKGHEQDFRVGLNTLRGYYNQSEAGSHTFQKVSGCHVGPDGRLLRGYKQYAYDGADYIALNEDLHSWTAADTAAQITQRKWEAAGEAEYDRNYLKGPCVEWLLRYLENGKETLQRAELPKSHVTHHPISDHEVTLRCWALGFYPAEITLTWQRDGEDLTQDTEFVETRPAGDGTFQKWAAVVVPSGEEQRYTCHVQHEGLSEPLTLRWEPPPQLIIPIVGIVAGLVLLGAGAVMWRKKCSGEKSRSSAQATDNDSAQGSDASLMDPKV
- the LOC106836370 gene encoding class I histocompatibility antigen, Gogo-B*0102 alpha chain-like isoform X5; protein product: MTRPQFSLPLGVRFLQRPISVSAVLGYKVSRTRQDSDSAQTPRMRVMMPPTFLLLLSGTLTKTWAGSHSMRYYKTAVSQPGRGEPRFIAVGYVDDTQFVRFDSDAASPRMEPRAPWVEQAGPEYWEEETQKMKGHEQDFRVGLNTLRGYYNQSEAGSHTFQKVSGCHVGPDGRLLRGYKQYAYDGADYIALNEDLHSWTAADTAAQITQRKWEAAGEAEYDRNYLKGPCVEWLLRYLENGKETLQRAELPKSHVTHHPISDHEVTLRCWALGFYPAEITLTWQRDGEDLTQDTEFVETRPAGDGTFQKWAAVVVPSGEEQRYTCHVQHEGLSEPLTLRWEPPPQLIIPIVGIVAGLVLLGAGAVMWRKKCSGEKRGIYLQAANSDSAQGSDASLPQKV
- the LOC106836370 gene encoding class I histocompatibility antigen, Gogo-B*0102 alpha chain-like isoform X1, producing the protein MTRPQFSLPLGVRFLQRPISVSAVLGYKVSRTRQDSDSAQTPRMRVMMPPTFLLLLSGTLTKTWAGSHSMRYYKTAVSQPGRGEPRFIAVGYVDDTQFVRFDSDAASPRMEPRAPWVEQAGPEYWEEETQKMKGHEQDFRVGLNTLRGYYNQSEAGSHTFQKVSGCHVGPDGRLLRGYKQYAYDGADYIALNEDLHSWTAADTAAQITQRKWEAAGEAEYDRNYLKGPCVEWLLRYLENGKETLQRAELPKSHVTHHPISDHEVTLRCWALGFYPAEITLTWQRDGEDLTQDTEFVETRPAGDGTFQKWAAVVVPSGEEQRYTCHVQHEGLSEPLTLRWEPPPQLIIPIVGIVAGLVLLGAGAVMWRKKCSGEKRGIYLQAANSDSAQGSDASLTQKDYKQFRKEHRS